The DNA window TGAGAAAGAAACAGGACGATGGAAAAAATTAGTTGGACATATTACTTAATCTCACTTTACATAATCTTCACAGAGTGTGTGCATACAATACACTAGCACATCATGCGTTTATACAAGTTGTTGAGATATACATAGAAATTACTAGCTTCAACGACATAAATGTGCATAAAAAGGTAAACTTCATTTGAGCCAATATTTAAACAAATTTTAGATTCATGGCTAAACGATGAAATTGAGCGAGGGGGATTTACCTTAACATCCTCATTAGACACGCCATAATCAAGATTGGATACGTATAACTTGGTTCCTGTCTCAATACTAGTCGATCGACCACCAACGCCGCCGCCGGCGAACATGTCATGACCCCACTCTGATTCTGGTGCCTATACACAACATAAGTAACCAATCAAAGACCAAATAAAAACACGAATAAGTCAAAATCAAGCACGGATCTGACCTTCGGAGTAGCGTATGGAGCAGCACGATTCGCGGAGCGATTGGGTAAGCGACGGGCGGGTCCAGGACCAGCGGCGCGGCCTCTGCCCCGGCCGGAAGATTTTTTGTTAGTCTTGATCAGATCGTCAAGGGTCATGTCCAGGGCACCACTCGACATCTTCTCAGATTCACTTGATGCAGAGAGATTTCAGAGAGAATAACGGTAGGGTTCCAAAAGGAATCTAGATTATCATGGAAGCTTTATAATGTTTGATCACATTTGTTTGGGCTTTTTTTCCGTCATTGGCCCATGTATTGTTGGCCACTTGGCCTTGCCAAATTGGGATGTTgtttcatgttttttttttttttttaaggaaaagaaaaaatcaTTCTTGAAATCCTTTTCCAATATTATTTATCTAAATTTAAAGTTTTATTACTATCTAAAATCACTtctttattataatatattatataaattgacATCACAAATTAAGAGTgtaaaatatcaaaaaaataaacaaaataaatctatcaattactttttattgtgaatatcggtaaataTCGATAgaattgacatgtctcacagataaagattcgtgagaccgtctcacaaaaaatctACTATGAAATTAAATGAAAGGATTTGATTCGATAAATGATTTTaagaatacatttgataatttgCATGGATTAAAATTCATCTCAACGACTGAATTAAATAAACATTAATATTATTGTAAGCgaataaatgaataaaaaaaaaaggtagGAAAAAGACCAGAAGGCCCTCCTAAAGAGATTCCATAATCTATAATGAGACCCTCCCGTTTTTTGCGAGAGAGTTTTATCCACTCCATGAACGCAGCATCTGCCAACTGAACTCAGCTCCTCCATCCCCAAATTCCCATGGCGAGGACACTGATTTCCTCTCCTTCCTTCTTGGGGACTACTTTACTACCCCTCACGCGCCATCCGCACACCACACGCATCACTACCAGGGTGAGATTCAGTCTCCATCAGTACCCGCCGATTCATTCCTTGGATAATTCCATTGATTTCGGCGCGATTGCTGCTCGAGCTGAGAGTTTTCTGTACACTATTGCCGATGCTGCGGTAGTTGCAGCAGATGGGA is part of the Primulina eburnea isolate SZY01 chromosome 1, ASM2296580v1, whole genome shotgun sequence genome and encodes:
- the LOC140835318 gene encoding THO complex subunit 4A-like isoform X2 yields the protein MSSGALDMTLDDLIKTNKKSSGRGRGRAAGPGPARRLPNRSANRAAPYATPKAPESEWGHDMFAGGGVGGRSTSIETGTKLYVSNLDYGVSNEDVKELFAEVGDLKRYNIHYDRSGRSKGTAELVFSRRQDALAAIKKYNNVQLDGKPMKIELVGTNISTPAASIPTAGGFGDSNVASRSTSLALVAC